The following are encoded in a window of Terriglobales bacterium genomic DNA:
- a CDS encoding MFS transporter → VGRLTLVRTFAKSDLLRTMSFVSIPALVAPMLGPIAGGLIVGYLHWRFIFFLNIPIGLTGLILVYLHLPDYREERTPPLDVVGLILFGSGVALLSYVLEIFGEHTLSTGAMSGLLVLSIALLAGYGIHGSSLPFPLLKLRLFRIRTFRAAVSGSFFTRLGIGGVPFLLPLLYQVGLGFTPIQSGLLVMPQAIASMSMKAMMPRILRRIGYRGVLISNTLILGVLLMVFATIGLRTPVWAIVLEAFLYGAFTSLQYTSMTTLAFADIAEEDASSASSIASTMQQMSISFGVAAAGLATAFFVPSTHSDPTEMIHGIHKSLIALGILTILSTIVFRSLRSGDGDDVSLHKVLHPGG, encoded by the coding sequence GTGGGCCGGCTCACCCTGGTGCGAACATTTGCCAAGTCAGATCTTCTGCGCACCATGAGCTTTGTTTCTATACCAGCCCTAGTGGCGCCCATGCTCGGACCCATCGCCGGAGGTCTCATCGTCGGGTATCTTCACTGGCGCTTCATTTTCTTCCTTAATATTCCAATTGGACTCACGGGTTTGATCCTGGTTTATTTGCATTTGCCGGACTACCGCGAAGAGCGGACCCCTCCGCTCGATGTTGTCGGGCTCATCCTCTTCGGTTCTGGGGTCGCATTACTGTCTTATGTGCTGGAGATATTCGGCGAGCACACTCTGAGCACAGGCGCGATGTCCGGATTGCTGGTGCTGTCCATTGCCTTGCTTGCCGGATACGGAATCCACGGGAGCAGTCTTCCGTTCCCTTTGCTGAAGCTCAGGCTATTCCGCATTCGCACGTTCCGCGCCGCCGTAAGCGGCAGCTTCTTCACTCGTCTTGGAATAGGCGGAGTGCCATTTCTCCTGCCGCTCCTCTATCAGGTAGGCTTGGGCTTCACCCCGATCCAGTCCGGTCTGCTCGTCATGCCCCAAGCAATCGCCTCCATGAGCATGAAAGCAATGATGCCACGAATTCTGCGTCGTATCGGGTATCGTGGCGTGCTCATCTCCAACACTTTAATTCTCGGTGTCCTTCTGATGGTGTTTGCAACGATCGGTCTGCGAACGCCTGTTTGGGCCATCGTGCTGGAGGCTTTCCTTTACGGAGCGTTCACGTCGCTGCAATACACGAGCATGACTACGCTCGCATTCGCCGACATCGCCGAAGAAGACGCCAGCAGCGCAAGTTCCATCGCAAGCACCATGCAGCAGATGTCGATCAGCTTCGGCGTAGCGGCGGCGGGGCTAGCCACAGCGTTTTTCGTTCCCAGCACGCACTCCGATCCGACTGAAATGATTCATGGAATCCATAAGTCTCTCATTGCTCTCGGGATCTTGACCATCTTATCGACGATTGTCTTCCGCAGTTTGAGGAGCGGCGAT